In Candidatus Rokuibacteriota bacterium, one genomic interval encodes:
- a CDS encoding ABC transporter substrate-binding protein produces the protein MTHPRRHLVSILVLAAFASALAWFPAAPALGQERTVKIAGLGAMSGVIRGFGINSKAVFDMTVDELNKAGGIKLADGSKARIVTTFVDERCNAEEGISVVRKLASEDWLVVIGPTCSNVAEPLFGILQQKVGAAGDSGLQFPIFTDTAIKPGLAKISEWAFRNVPHEPTMYNHLFKWLKEKHPDVRTMAGGVESDFAHSNSNAGTMEAAAKAAGLELLGWEKWLLTDTEFSTQVGKWRRSKPDLIAISSHPFTLCGTLREMKRQGVKPKVLVGLTSSATLETMVGCGPEAEGLIIPTGFAPVTPEAKRVAKVVTERYKGNVDIHSAAVFENLQVLKRVIETSGVEAKPGTVAQDRRRIRDGLAKIKEFDGLLGKVKRLDDRESQKPYVFAVAKTSDWAVLHDPR, from the coding sequence ATGACGCATCCCCGTAGACACCTGGTGTCCATCCTCGTGCTCGCGGCCTTCGCCTCCGCTCTCGCGTGGTTCCCCGCCGCCCCGGCCCTGGGGCAGGAGCGCACCGTCAAGATCGCCGGCCTGGGCGCCATGAGCGGCGTCATCCGCGGCTTCGGCATCAACTCCAAGGCCGTGTTCGACATGACCGTGGACGAGCTCAACAAGGCCGGAGGCATCAAGCTCGCCGACGGCAGCAAGGCCCGGATCGTCACCACGTTCGTCGACGAGCGGTGCAACGCCGAGGAGGGCATCTCGGTGGTCCGCAAGCTCGCCAGCGAGGACTGGCTGGTGGTCATCGGTCCGACCTGCTCCAACGTGGCGGAGCCACTCTTCGGGATCCTCCAGCAGAAGGTCGGGGCGGCGGGAGACTCGGGGCTGCAGTTCCCGATCTTCACGGACACCGCGATCAAGCCCGGCCTGGCCAAGATCTCGGAGTGGGCCTTCCGCAACGTGCCCCACGAGCCCACCATGTACAACCACCTCTTCAAGTGGCTCAAGGAGAAGCACCCCGACGTCAGGACCATGGCGGGGGGCGTGGAGAGCGACTTCGCCCACTCCAACTCCAACGCGGGCACCATGGAGGCCGCCGCCAAGGCCGCGGGCCTCGAGCTGCTGGGCTGGGAGAAGTGGCTCCTCACCGACACCGAGTTCTCGACCCAGGTGGGCAAGTGGCGGCGATCGAAGCCCGACCTGATCGCCATCTCCTCGCACCCCTTCACCCTCTGCGGCACGCTGCGCGAGATGAAGCGCCAGGGGGTCAAGCCGAAGGTGCTCGTGGGCCTCACCTCCTCGGCGACGCTGGAGACCATGGTGGGCTGCGGCCCCGAGGCCGAGGGGCTCATCATCCCCACGGGCTTCGCGCCTGTCACGCCGGAGGCGAAGCGGGTCGCCAAGGTCGTCACCGAGCGATACAAGGGCAACGTGGACATCCACTCGGCCGCGGTGTTCGAGAACCTGCAGGTCCTCAAGCGGGTCATCGAGACCTCCGGCGTCGAGGCCAAGCCCGGCACGGTGGCCCAGGACCGCCGCCGCATCCGCGATGGCCTCGCCAAGATCAAGGAGTTCGACGGGCTGCTCGGAAAGGTGAAGCGGCTGGATGACCGGGAGTCCCAGAAACCGTACGTCTTCGCCGTCGCGAAGACCTCGGACTGGGCCGTCCTCCACGACCCCAGGTAG
- a CDS encoding branched-chain amino acid ABC transporter permease has protein sequence MTDLALDIVQQILNGFLFGSSYALVGIGFTMIFGVMDKLNLAFGVTALGGAYVALGVFHLSRGPFVLVFLTAVVASGLIGLVVEVTCFRWMPRDYPLAPLMATMGMLFFIDEVVSHATHGRPMAFPAPMGTAMLEVGPWLLRGDLGFMFLVALAVMGLLWLLVYRTRLGLATRAVSQQPVAAQLCGIALRRVNASVFVLTGMIGGVAGALIGSAVGNLSPLLSLPLTVKGLVTAVLGGLGSIPGAIVGGLLLGVVEYQALYFFGIGYRDMITYLMLFAFLVFRPGGLLGQRAGG, from the coding sequence ATGACCGACCTCGCCCTGGACATCGTCCAGCAGATCCTCAACGGCTTCCTCTTCGGCTCGTCCTACGCGCTGGTCGGGATCGGCTTCACCATGATCTTCGGCGTCATGGACAAGCTCAACCTGGCCTTCGGCGTCACCGCGCTGGGGGGCGCCTACGTGGCGCTGGGCGTGTTCCACCTCAGCCGGGGCCCGTTCGTCCTCGTCTTCCTCACGGCCGTCGTCGCCAGCGGGCTCATCGGCCTCGTGGTGGAGGTGACGTGCTTCCGCTGGATGCCCCGCGACTATCCGCTCGCCCCGCTCATGGCGACGATGGGCATGCTCTTCTTCATCGACGAGGTGGTCTCCCACGCCACCCACGGCCGCCCCATGGCCTTTCCGGCGCCCATGGGGACCGCGATGCTGGAGGTGGGGCCATGGCTCCTGCGCGGCGATCTGGGCTTCATGTTCCTGGTGGCGCTGGCGGTCATGGGGCTCCTCTGGCTGCTCGTGTACCGGACGCGGCTGGGATTGGCCACGCGCGCGGTATCCCAGCAGCCGGTGGCGGCCCAGCTCTGCGGCATCGCGCTCCGGCGCGTGAACGCCTCGGTGTTCGTCCTGACCGGCATGATCGGGGGCGTGGCCGGGGCGCTCATCGGCTCGGCGGTGGGAAACCTCTCGCCGCTGCTCTCGCTCCCCCTCACCGTCAAGGGGCTCGTCACCGCGGTGCTCGGGGGGCTCGGCTCCATCCCCGGCGCCATCGTCGGGGGGCTCCTCCTCGGCGTCGTCGAGTACCAGGCGCTCTACTTCTTCGGCATCGGCTACCGGGACATGATCACCTACTTGATGCTCTTCGCCTTCCTGGTCTTCCGGCCGGGGGGCCTCCTCGGCCAGCGCGCGGGAGGCTGA
- a CDS encoding branched-chain amino acid ABC transporter permease, whose protein sequence is MEFYQSLLTLFGFRILLGLSAYVVILTGQISMAQAGFYAAGAYAAGAASAMWGWPLLPSILLGGLVGGVLGFLVGFPALRVRGLFLVIATLAFTEIVRMAFLNLKYTIRVGERTIGPAGAEGFRGITYYYQHGWAPWHILLFTWAFVLAALLAFWAIDRSRAGAVLRAVGEDELAAASVGINLTGAKVAAMTAGGLVAGLAGGLYAHYATYVSQEDFGALLAAFAIAYPLVGGTGSVLGPVAGVLFFSLLIDGLRFLGDWRNLLFGALIILMMNLRPHGIVDVGLVRRAARLLRAPRRPAHAGP, encoded by the coding sequence GTGGAGTTCTACCAGAGCCTGCTCACGCTCTTCGGCTTCCGCATCCTGCTGGGGCTCAGCGCCTACGTCGTGATCCTGACCGGCCAGATCTCCATGGCCCAGGCCGGCTTCTACGCCGCGGGGGCCTACGCGGCGGGCGCGGCCTCGGCCATGTGGGGGTGGCCGCTCCTGCCGTCCATCCTGCTCGGGGGGCTGGTGGGGGGCGTGCTCGGCTTCCTGGTGGGGTTCCCGGCGCTGCGGGTGCGAGGGCTCTTCCTCGTCATCGCCACCCTGGCCTTCACCGAGATCGTCCGCATGGCGTTCCTCAACCTCAAGTACACGATCCGGGTGGGGGAGCGCACCATCGGGCCGGCGGGCGCCGAGGGGTTCCGGGGTATCACCTACTACTACCAGCACGGCTGGGCCCCGTGGCACATCCTGCTCTTCACCTGGGCCTTCGTCCTCGCCGCGCTGCTGGCGTTCTGGGCCATTGACCGCTCGCGCGCGGGCGCCGTCCTGCGCGCCGTGGGCGAGGACGAGCTGGCCGCGGCCAGCGTCGGGATCAACCTCACCGGAGCGAAGGTCGCCGCCATGACCGCCGGCGGACTCGTGGCCGGCCTGGCAGGCGGGCTCTACGCCCACTACGCCACGTATGTCTCGCAGGAGGACTTCGGCGCCCTGCTGGCCGCCTTCGCCATCGCCTACCCGCTGGTGGGCGGGACCGGGAGCGTCCTGGGCCCCGTGGCGGGCGTGCTCTTCTTCTCCCTCCTCATCGACGGCCTGCGCTTCCTCGGCGACTGGCGCAACCTCCTCTTCGGCGCGCTGATCATCCTCATGATGAACCTGCGCCCCCACGGCATCGTCGACGTCGGCCTCGTCCGCCGGGCTGCCCGGCTCCTGCGTGCCCCGCGGCGCCCCGCCCATGCTGGCCCTTGA
- a CDS encoding ABC transporter ATP-binding protein, which produces MLALERLSKNFGGVRAVQAVDLRVEPQQILGLIGPNGSGKSTVVNLVTGVFAPTEGRIRLRDRDIAGWPPHRVVAAGIARTFQNIRLFGNLTVWQNLWVAQNAHAQRAGGLLRRWLGVDRSRMRQIEATLDFCRLGDRRDELARNLAFGEQRRLELARALAAEPDLLLLDEPAAGMNAAEIDDLRERILGLRRRGTTVVLIEHHMELVMAVADRVAVLNFGEKIAEGTPAVVQDDGRVREAYLGTGRTG; this is translated from the coding sequence ATGCTGGCCCTTGAGCGGCTGAGCAAGAACTTCGGCGGCGTCCGCGCGGTCCAGGCCGTGGACCTTCGGGTGGAGCCACAGCAGATCCTCGGGCTCATCGGGCCCAACGGTTCGGGCAAGAGCACGGTGGTCAACCTGGTCACGGGCGTCTTCGCGCCCACCGAGGGGCGGATCCGGTTGCGGGACCGGGACATCGCCGGGTGGCCACCACATCGCGTGGTCGCCGCGGGCATCGCCCGGACCTTCCAGAACATCCGCCTCTTCGGCAACCTGACCGTGTGGCAGAACCTGTGGGTGGCTCAGAACGCCCACGCGCAGCGCGCCGGCGGGCTCCTCCGCCGCTGGCTGGGCGTGGATCGCTCCCGCATGAGGCAGATCGAGGCCACGCTGGACTTCTGCCGGCTCGGCGACAGGCGCGACGAGCTGGCGCGCAACCTCGCCTTCGGCGAGCAGCGCCGGCTCGAGCTGGCGCGCGCCCTGGCGGCGGAGCCGGATCTCCTCCTGCTCGACGAGCCCGCCGCGGGGATGAACGCCGCCGAGATCGACGACCTGCGGGAGCGGATCCTGGGGCTGAGACGGCGCGGCACGACGGTGGTCCTCATCGAGCACCACATGGAGCTGGTCATGGCGGTGGCGGACCGCGTGGCGGTGCTCAACTTCGGCGAGAAGATCGCCGAGGGCACGCCGGCCGTGGTCCAGGACGACGGACGGGTGCGCGAGGCCTACCTCGGCACGGGACGGACGGGCTGA
- a CDS encoding ABC transporter ATP-binding protein, protein MIRALKGVSLRVAPGEITCILGPNGAGKTTLLYTIAGILRPRSGSITFEGRELAGLSADRVVTRGISLVPENRLVFPHMTVRDNLVAGAYGRLRRERAAVGVDVESMFARFPILAARAQQPAGTLSGGEQQMLAVARALMARPRLLMMDEPSLGLAPMIVEQIFEIVERLNREGITVLLVEQNARMALGIAHRAYLLEQGRIALSGTAAEVAADAAVSRAYLGITGR, encoded by the coding sequence ATGATCCGGGCGCTCAAGGGCGTGAGCCTCAGGGTGGCGCCGGGCGAGATCACGTGCATCCTCGGTCCCAACGGCGCGGGCAAGACGACGCTGCTCTACACCATCGCCGGCATCCTCCGCCCCCGCAGTGGCTCCATCACTTTCGAGGGGCGCGAGCTCGCCGGGCTGTCGGCCGACCGCGTCGTGACCCGCGGGATCTCGCTGGTGCCCGAGAATCGCCTGGTCTTTCCGCACATGACCGTCCGCGACAACCTGGTCGCCGGCGCCTACGGCCGGCTCCGGCGCGAGCGTGCCGCGGTGGGGGTGGATGTCGAGAGCATGTTCGCCCGCTTCCCCATCCTCGCCGCGCGCGCCCAGCAGCCGGCCGGGACGCTGTCCGGCGGCGAGCAGCAGATGCTGGCGGTGGCCCGCGCGCTCATGGCGCGCCCGCGCCTGCTCATGATGGACGAGCCCTCGCTGGGGCTGGCGCCAATGATCGTCGAGCAGATCTTCGAGATCGTCGAACGGCTCAACCGGGAGGGCATCACGGTCCTCCTGGTGGAGCAGAACGCGCGCATGGCGCTCGGCATCGCCCACCGCGCCTACCTCCTCGAGCAGGGGCGCATCGCGCTGTCCGGGACCGCCGCCGAGGTGGCGGCCGACGCAGCGGTGAGCCGGGCCTACCTCGGCATCACGGGGAGATAG
- a CDS encoding branched-chain amino acid ABC transporter permease, translating into MVAGLLTALQALVDGVMLGATYSLLGLGFTLVFGVLRRVNLAFGAIILVGIYAGSHWHLASGSRAGVLALTVTGAIAAGFYVERCALRPLAAQPAVSSMIATFAVWMQLQEAVSLLSVSRTLPYPGPAWLPTVEAGPLLLRADGLVMWSGAMAIMLALFALLRRTRLGRAMRAVADSAEGAALMGVNVRAVGTAAFVVASAVGGAAGALIAGSQQQVTPYFGLWATVKGLTAMLLGGAGSLPGAVLGGLVLGVAETETLALLGGQWRDLATSALLFLVVAWRSRVARVPVAGRPGVRSVAEETL; encoded by the coding sequence GTGGTCGCGGGGCTCCTGACCGCGCTCCAGGCGCTGGTGGACGGGGTCATGCTGGGCGCGACCTACTCTCTCCTGGGCCTCGGCTTCACGCTCGTCTTCGGCGTGCTCCGCCGCGTCAACCTCGCCTTCGGCGCCATCATCCTCGTGGGGATCTACGCCGGCAGCCACTGGCACCTCGCCTCGGGCTCGCGCGCGGGCGTCCTGGCGCTGACGGTGACCGGCGCCATCGCGGCCGGCTTCTACGTCGAGCGCTGCGCGCTCCGGCCGCTGGCGGCCCAGCCGGCCGTCTCCTCGATGATCGCCACCTTTGCGGTGTGGATGCAGCTGCAGGAGGCGGTCTCGCTCCTCTCGGTGAGCCGGACCCTGCCCTATCCCGGGCCGGCGTGGCTGCCCACCGTCGAGGCGGGCCCCCTGCTCCTCCGGGCCGACGGCCTCGTCATGTGGAGCGGGGCCATGGCCATCATGCTGGCCCTGTTCGCCCTGCTCCGCCGCACCCGGCTGGGTCGTGCCATGCGCGCCGTGGCGGACTCGGCAGAGGGGGCGGCCCTCATGGGTGTCAACGTGCGGGCCGTCGGCACCGCGGCCTTCGTCGTGGCCTCCGCAGTGGGAGGCGCGGCGGGCGCGCTCATCGCGGGCAGCCAGCAGCAGGTCACGCCCTACTTCGGCCTCTGGGCCACCGTGAAGGGACTGACCGCGATGCTCCTCGGCGGGGCGGGCTCGCTCCCCGGCGCTGTGCTGGGAGGCCTCGTGCTGGGCGTCGCCGAGACGGAGACCCTGGCCCTCCTCGGCGGCCAGTGGCGCGATCTCGCCACCTCCGCGCTGCTCTTCCTCGTGGTGGCGTGGCGGAGCCGTGTCGCCCGGGTCCCGGTGGCCGGAAGGCCGGGCGTTCGATCCGTCGCGGAGGAGACCCTCTGA
- a CDS encoding branched-chain amino acid ABC transporter permease, with product MAEPCRPGPGGRKAGRSIRRGGDPLSDYAVSLLARIGIEAFVALSAYVLLLVGRISFGQQAFFVIGAYAGGLATAVCGMPMPAGVAIGAAAGALGGALLAAPMAGARGLGFAAGSLAWGELVRVALLGLRFQVPLGGDLVGPAGPDGFRGIRALFLSGLSLGAYTAAIWGLLAATALALAWVIRSRWGEALRMIGEDESAAAVVGVPVRRGIAWTLAAAGALAGLGGALFAHYATYVEPGHADVMLGVHSLAYGLIGGLGTPLGPILGVAMDVGLLESFRFLSGYRMIIFGGLLMGFLALRPRGLLDEVTVHRFAGWLRRRRR from the coding sequence GTGGCGGAGCCGTGTCGCCCGGGTCCCGGTGGCCGGAAGGCCGGGCGTTCGATCCGTCGCGGAGGAGACCCTCTGAGCGACTACGCCGTCTCGCTCCTCGCGCGGATCGGGATCGAGGCCTTCGTCGCGCTCTCGGCGTACGTCCTCCTCCTGGTCGGCAGGATCTCCTTCGGCCAGCAGGCCTTCTTCGTGATCGGCGCGTATGCCGGCGGCCTCGCCACCGCCGTCTGCGGGATGCCGATGCCGGCCGGGGTGGCCATCGGTGCCGCGGCCGGGGCGCTGGGCGGCGCGCTCCTGGCCGCACCCATGGCAGGCGCACGGGGGCTCGGCTTCGCGGCGGGAAGCCTCGCCTGGGGCGAGCTGGTCCGCGTGGCCCTGCTGGGCCTCCGCTTCCAGGTCCCGCTGGGAGGCGACCTGGTGGGGCCCGCGGGCCCCGACGGCTTCCGCGGCATCCGGGCGCTCTTCCTGAGCGGGCTCTCCCTGGGAGCGTACACGGCCGCCATCTGGGGGCTCCTGGCCGCCACGGCGCTGGCGCTGGCCTGGGTGATTCGCTCCCGGTGGGGCGAGGCGCTCCGCATGATCGGCGAGGACGAGAGCGCCGCCGCGGTGGTGGGCGTCCCGGTGCGCCGGGGGATCGCCTGGACGCTGGCGGCGGCCGGAGCGCTGGCGGGCCTCGGCGGGGCGCTCTTTGCCCACTACGCCACCTACGTCGAGCCCGGCCATGCCGACGTGATGCTGGGAGTCCACAGCCTCGCCTACGGGCTCATCGGCGGCCTCGGCACCCCCCTGGGCCCCATCCTCGGCGTGGCCATGGACGTGGGCCTGCTCGAGTCCTTCCGCTTCCTCTCCGGCTACAGGATGATCATCTTCGGCGGGCTCCTCATGGGCTTCCTCGCGCTGAGACCGCGGGGCCTGCTCGACGAGGTCACCGTGCACCGGTTCGCGGGCTGGCTCCGGAGAAGGCGACGGTGA
- a CDS encoding ATP-binding cassette domain-containing protein, whose amino-acid sequence MTLAVEGLSVRFGATAALSGVGLSLDAPVLLGLVGPNGAGKTTLLDAIGGLVRPEAGRIHLDGVELTALPPDAVARLGVARTFQSPRIFTRMTVEENVRAGRSVDPGPWLAATGLDRRRHELAAALGPAEAGRLELARALAGEPHLLLLDEPCGGLNATETEAMVTLLQRAAAPGRAVILVEHKLGVIGRLCKRVAVLHLGEKIFDGPSGGLHTDPRVLEAYLGGRRAP is encoded by the coding sequence GTGACCCTCGCCGTGGAAGGCCTCAGCGTCCGCTTCGGCGCCACCGCCGCCCTGAGCGGCGTCGGGCTCTCGCTCGACGCCCCGGTCCTCCTCGGCCTCGTGGGGCCCAATGGCGCCGGCAAGACCACCCTCCTGGACGCCATCGGTGGACTCGTGCGGCCCGAGGCGGGGCGGATCCATCTCGACGGCGTCGAGCTCACGGCCCTCCCCCCCGATGCCGTGGCCCGGCTGGGCGTGGCCCGCACCTTCCAGTCCCCGCGCATCTTCACACGCATGACCGTGGAGGAGAACGTGCGGGCCGGGCGCAGCGTGGACCCGGGGCCCTGGCTCGCGGCCACGGGCCTCGACAGGCGGCGGCACGAGCTGGCCGCTGCGCTGGGCCCCGCCGAGGCGGGCCGGCTCGAGCTGGCACGCGCCCTGGCGGGCGAGCCCCATCTCCTCCTGCTCGACGAGCCCTGCGGCGGGCTCAATGCCACCGAGACCGAGGCGATGGTCACGCTCCTCCAGCGCGCTGCCGCGCCCGGCCGCGCCGTCATCCTCGTCGAGCACAAGCTCGGCGTCATCGGTCGGCTCTGCAAGCGGGTCGCCGTGCTCCACCTGGGCGAGAAGATCTTCGACGGCCCGTCGGGAGGCCTGCACACCGACCCGCGGGTGCTGGAGGCCTATCTCGGGGGGAGGCGGGCCCCGTGA
- a CDS encoding FixH family protein, whose product MRARLLVLAMLATGCAPPPPQSVAVSVSCAPEGHALRQVCMLRITDRATGAPVPGAAVTLSADMPSMPLAHSVPGVRAAPVAEPGMYRGALELEMKGRWVVAVRIEAPVSDQVTHTLDIE is encoded by the coding sequence GTGAGGGCAAGGCTCCTCGTCCTGGCAATGCTGGCAACTGGCTGCGCCCCGCCGCCGCCCCAGTCCGTGGCCGTCTCCGTCTCCTGCGCCCCGGAAGGGCACGCCCTGCGGCAGGTCTGCATGCTCAGGATCACGGACCGCGCCACCGGGGCGCCCGTCCCGGGCGCCGCCGTGACGCTCTCCGCCGACATGCCCAGCATGCCGCTGGCCCACAGCGTCCCCGGCGTCCGGGCCGCTCCGGTGGCGGAACCGGGGATGTACCGGGGCGCCCTCGAGCTCGAGATGAAGGGTCGCTGGGTCGTGGCCGTGCGCATCGAGGCCCCGGTGAGCGATCAGGTCACCCACACCCTCGACATCGAGTAG
- a CDS encoding pyruvate carboxyltransferase produces the protein MATNLTPWQTDRWFVSPWNFDHEVMQGTQFPKRVKFHDVCLRDGEQQAGVEFTPAEKVRLATMLAEAGVHRIEAGMPAVSPADARAIKEMVKRKLPAEIFAFSRCMKEDVKRSVDTGVKGIVMEVPSSEHIIQYAYKWTLDHAIETSIEATQYAKSQGLYVVFFPIDASRAEMSWYLKIIEQVATQGHMDALALVDTFGVLSPHAVRYFVRHTRERIKKPLETHFHMDFGMGVANTLIAVAEGAEMIHSTISGIGERAGNAPTEDTLLALLTMYGVDTGIKTERLTKLSRYVRKIAGLAMPSNRQIVGDMLFDIESGIIASWYRNAGKEHFLEVFPFHPKLVGQRMPRVVLGKNSGLDSIRMHLERIRVKATEDQVNDILARVKTASLQKKGLLDDREFRRIVKQVVRP, from the coding sequence ATGGCGACCAACCTGACTCCCTGGCAGACGGATCGGTGGTTCGTGAGCCCCTGGAACTTCGACCACGAGGTGATGCAGGGGACGCAGTTCCCGAAGCGGGTGAAGTTCCACGACGTGTGCCTGCGGGACGGCGAGCAGCAGGCCGGCGTGGAGTTCACCCCGGCCGAGAAGGTCCGCCTCGCCACGATGCTCGCCGAGGCGGGGGTGCACCGGATCGAGGCCGGCATGCCGGCCGTCTCCCCGGCGGATGCGCGAGCCATCAAGGAGATGGTGAAGCGGAAGCTGCCCGCCGAGATCTTCGCCTTCTCCCGCTGCATGAAGGAGGACGTGAAGCGGTCGGTGGACACCGGCGTGAAGGGCATTGTGATGGAGGTCCCTTCCAGCGAGCACATCATCCAGTACGCCTACAAGTGGACACTCGATCACGCGATCGAGACCAGCATCGAGGCCACACAGTACGCCAAGTCGCAGGGCCTCTACGTGGTGTTCTTCCCGATCGACGCCTCCCGGGCCGAGATGAGCTGGTACCTGAAGATCATCGAGCAGGTGGCCACCCAGGGGCACATGGACGCCCTCGCCCTGGTGGACACCTTCGGCGTGCTGTCGCCGCACGCCGTCCGCTACTTCGTGCGCCACACCCGCGAGCGGATCAAGAAGCCCCTGGAGACCCACTTCCACATGGACTTCGGCATGGGCGTGGCCAACACGCTGATCGCAGTGGCGGAGGGCGCGGAGATGATCCACTCCACCATCTCCGGCATCGGGGAGCGCGCGGGGAATGCGCCCACCGAGGACACACTCCTGGCGCTGCTCACCATGTACGGGGTCGACACGGGCATCAAGACCGAGCGCCTCACCAAGCTGTCGCGGTACGTGCGCAAGATTGCCGGGCTCGCGATGCCCTCGAACCGGCAGATCGTGGGGGACATGCTCTTCGACATCGAGTCCGGGATCATCGCCAGCTGGTACAGGAACGCGGGCAAGGAGCACTTCCTGGAAGTGTTCCCGTTCCACCCGAAGCTGGTGGGACAGCGGATGCCGCGCGTGGTGCTGGGAAAGAACAGCGGCCTGGATTCCATCCGGATGCACCTGGAGCGGATCCGCGTCAAGGCCACCGAGGACCAGGTCAACGACATCCTCGCGCGGGTCAAGACCGCCTCCCTGCAGAAGAAGGGCCTCCTCGACGACAGGGAGTTCCGCCGGATCGTGAAGCAGGTCGTGCGCCCATGA
- a CDS encoding fumarylacetoacetate hydrolase family protein gives MKLVRFSQNGRAPRLGCFMGPERVADLAASCAAYLADKGVVRAGAIAAALFPQSTRGFLEGGVATQEMLAQMIDATQAGRFDPVSHPAGSVRLHAPIADPGKFICIGLNYRDHAAEGGNPLPKQPPIFPKWANAILDPGEPILRPRGETRLDWEVELGVVIGRTARHVPRAQALEHVYGYTIVNDASARDFQFHTSQWASGKIADTLAPVGPYIADRAEIPDPNVLELKTWVNGTLMQDGTTRNFIFDVGYLIEYLSSIMTLDPGDLIATGTPAGVGFSRKPPIVLAPGDTVRLEITGLGVLENPVKDA, from the coding sequence ATGAAGCTCGTGCGCTTCTCCCAGAATGGTCGTGCCCCCCGCCTCGGGTGCTTCATGGGCCCGGAGCGCGTCGCGGACCTGGCCGCGAGCTGCGCCGCCTACCTCGCCGACAAGGGCGTGGTCCGCGCCGGGGCCATCGCCGCGGCGCTGTTCCCGCAGAGCACGCGCGGCTTCCTCGAGGGCGGCGTGGCCACCCAGGAGATGCTCGCGCAGATGATCGACGCGACGCAGGCGGGACGCTTCGACCCGGTGTCCCACCCGGCCGGCTCGGTCCGCCTCCATGCGCCCATCGCGGACCCCGGCAAGTTCATCTGCATCGGCCTCAACTACAGGGACCACGCCGCCGAGGGGGGCAACCCCCTGCCCAAGCAGCCGCCGATCTTCCCCAAGTGGGCCAACGCCATCCTCGACCCGGGTGAGCCCATCCTGAGGCCGCGCGGCGAGACCAGGCTCGACTGGGAGGTGGAGCTGGGCGTCGTCATCGGGCGCACCGCCCGACACGTGCCGCGGGCGCAGGCCCTCGAGCACGTCTACGGCTACACCATCGTCAACGACGCGAGCGCGCGCGACTTCCAGTTCCACACGAGCCAGTGGGCCTCGGGCAAGATCGCCGACACGCTGGCGCCGGTGGGCCCGTACATCGCGGACCGCGCCGAGATCCCCGACCCGAACGTGCTCGAGCTCAAGACCTGGGTCAACGGCACCCTCATGCAGGACGGGACCACGCGGAACTTCATCTTCGACGTCGGCTACCTCATCGAGTACCTGTCGAGCATCATGACGCTGGACCCGGGAGACCTCATCGCCACGGGCACTCCCGCCGGGGTCGGCTTCTCGCGCAAGCCGCCCATCGTGCTCGCGCCCGGCGACACGGTGCGGCTCGAGATCACCGGGCTCGGCGTCCTCGAGAACCCGGTGAAGGACGCCTGA